The following is a genomic window from Cervus canadensis isolate Bull #8, Minnesota chromosome 25, ASM1932006v1, whole genome shotgun sequence.
catgtacttcttcctcagtcACCTCTCCTTCCTGGATGCTTTCTATGCTTCAGTCATTGTGCCTAAGTTGCTGAACAACCTGCTTTCCAAGTGGAAGACTATATCCTTCCTTGAATGTTTCACCCAGATTGCCTTGGTCATATTTTCTGGGGCCACTGAAGCTTGCCTCCTTTCAgtcatggcctatgaccggtACCAGGCTGTGTGCCACCCACTGCTGTATGTGGTGACCATGAACAAGAAGGTGTGTGCTGGCCTGGCAGGAGCCTCCTGGGCCATAGGAATGGGGACTGGTCTACTTAACACCATCCTCCTAGCTCAGCAGGATTTCTGTGGCCCCAACCTCATCTGCAGTTTTGCCTGTGAGCTTCCCCCAGTGCTCCTGTTGGCCTGTTCTGACCCCTATATTAGCATTGCCTCTATCCTGACCACCATGGTGGTCCTGGGCCTTGGTTCTCTTGTCCTATTGGTGGGTTCTTACACCTGTATTATCCTGACAGCCGTGGGGATCAACTCTGCCACAGGTTGGAACAAGATCTTCTC
Proteins encoded in this region:
- the LOC122427162 gene encoding olfactory receptor 8S1-like, whose product is MEVGNTTRVTVFVLQGLSNNPHIQIVLFVTFLVIYLLTLTGNLLMLLVIRTDSHLHTPMYFFLSHLSFLDAFYASVIVPKLLNNLLSKWKTISFLECFTQIALVIFSGATEACLLSVMAYDRYQAVCHPLLYVVTMNKKVCAGLAGASWAIGMGTGLLNTILLAQQDFCGPNLICSFACELPPVLLLACSDPYISIASILTTMVVLGLGSLVLLVGSYTCIILTAVGINSATGWNKIFSACSSHFLVVTIFYGSGIFRYMTPPSGSALEQVLSLQYSVVTPLLNPLIYSLKNQEVKAALRRMLARKLRLTF